One Halobacterium wangiae genomic window, AACGCGTCGGCGAGCACGCGCCCGATGTTCAGGCGGATGTCCTTCGAGCGCGCGGCGAGGTAGATGGTGTCGTCGACGATGCCGAACACTGCGGTGGTGGTGATGCCCTCCAGGTTGAGGAGCTGGGAGGCGGCCTGCGCGAGCGCGTCCCGGTCCCGGATGAACCCCGCGTTCGAGACGAGGTGGCTCCCCTGGACCTCGCGGCTGGTGATGGCCTCCGCGAGCACGTCCAGGGTCTCCGGGCTCATGTTCGGGGACTCCACCTGTTCGAGGGTGTCGTGGTCGGCGAACGGGTAGAGGTACGCTGCCGCGGTGAGGTCCGCTGGCGTTGTGTCGCGGCGGAAGTCCAGCGTCTCCGCGCGGATCCCGTAGAGGAGCGCTGTGGCGACCTCCTGGCTGACGGAGAGGTCGAACTCCTGGATGTACTTCGTGAGGATGGTCGACGTCGCGGAGACGTTCGGGCGCACGTCGGCAAACTCCGAGTCGAACGGGTCGTCGACCTCGTAGTGGTCGATGAATATGTCGACGTCGTGGTCGATGCTCACTTCGCCGGCCTTCGCCGGGTCGATGAGTGCGACCGTCTCGTAGCCCCCGATGTCGACGTCGTCGTACGGCGTCAGTTCGATGTCGAGGAGGTTGACGAACGCGCGGTTCTCCTGGTGGCCGATGTCCCCGAAGTAGAGGATGTCGGCGTCCACGCCGAGGTGGGTCGCGATGGCCTGCAGCGCGGCCGCCGCGGCGATGGAGTCCGGGTCCGGGTTGTCGTGCGTGACGATGGCGAGTCTGCCGCCGGTCCGCTCGATGACATCGGCGAGTTGGCGGGCCTTGTACTCGAGTTCGCCGGACTCGAGCGCGCGGAGTGCGGCGTCGGCGATGACCGAGGACGGGTTGATGACGACGTCCGCGCCGAGTTCCGTGAGTTCGTCGCTCGTCACGGGGTCGCTGGCGCGCACGACCACGAACTGGTCTTCGTTGCGCCCGCGGATGTTCGCGACGGCGGCCTCGTTGGCGTCCACGTCGGAGGCCATGATGAGCACGACGTCGCGGTCGGCGACCAGCCCGGCCACCTCCTCGTCGCGGATGTCCGCGACCTGTGCGTTCAGGTCCTGATCGCGGAGCGCCTCCACGCGGGACTCGTCTCTGTCCACGATGAGGACGTCCTTCCCCCGCTCGACCAGTTCCTCGGCGACGGCGTGGCCGACGCTCCCACAGCCCAGAATGGCGTACGTGGACATCGAGGAGATGGTTGCCCGGCTACTCATGATGTACCCGGATAGCGGAGGCCGTCACTTAACGTTCCCGACCTCTTCCCGCCAGCCCGCCCCGCTGGCGGTGCTCACTCGTAGGTCAGCGTCATGCCGTCGTCGAAACGGAGGTCCCCGCCGTTGAGGTGGCTGCCCAGTTCCGAGAACCCCAGGACGAAGAGGTTCGCGACGTCCACCGGTTCCATCATCTCCGTCGCACGGGACTGCCCGAGCATCACGTCCTCGACGACCTCGCGCTCGGAGATTCCCCGCTCGGCGGCCGTGTCCGGGATCTGGTCGACGACGAGCGGCGTCTTCACGTACCCCGTCGAGACGGAGAACGAGCGCACGTCACCGTCGCCCTCCGCGGCGATGGACTGCGTCAGCCCCCGAATGCCGAACTTCGCGACGTTGTACGCGACCTTGTCCGCGGTGACGTAGTGGCCGTGGACAGAGGCCATGTTGCCGACGGCGCCGCTCCCCGCCTCGCGAATGTGTGGGAGCGCGTGCTTCGCGATGAGCGTCGGCGCGCGCACCATCACCGCCTGCATCGTGTCGTAGACGTCCATCGGGAACTCCTCGATGGGAGCGACGTGCTGGAGTCCGGCGACGTTCGCGACGTACCGCAGGTCACCCAGCTCCGCCGCCGCCTCGACGGCCGCGATAACCGCCTCGTCGTCGGTCAGGTCGGCTTCAACGGGGTGGATATCGCCCGGTGCGCCCATCTCCTCGGCGACCGCAGCGGTCTCCGCCAACCCCTCCCGGTCGACGTCCAGCGCCGCGACGGTGAGTCCATTGACTGCGAGCGCGACTGCGGTCGCTCGCCCGATGCCCGAGGCCGCGCCGGTGACGAGCGCGACCGACTCCGGACCGAAGCGCTCGTCGTCGACCACGTGGACGTCGTCCCGAACAAGGGTCGGTGACTCGACTGACATGACCGGGAGTTTCGACCGCGAGAACTTAAAGCCGCACCGTGGTCTGCGTGCCGAATCAGAACGTATTTTAGTAGCACCGCGCAATCATTGACTGCGCTGGGCCGGTAGCTCAGTTCGGCAGAGCGACGGACTCTTAATCCGTCGGTCGCGTGTTCAAATCGCGCCCGGCCCGCTACTCTCTGACCACGACCCCGAGCGAACGCCGTGTCGCTCGCGTCGTTTCGTGGACGTGTCGCGCCCGGCCCGCTTCTGCGAAGAACGAACGTGACTAGCGAAACGAGCAGCGACGCATCCGGGTCCCCGCTCGACTCGCGACTGGCACGGTGTTCCCGAGGTACTGGACCGTACCGTAGTTTTATGCGGTGGACGGGCGTTGCACCGCGTATGTATCGCGTACTGGTGCCGGTTGACGAGGACGTGGACCGAGCGGTTTCGCAGGCGAGCTACGTGACGGACCTGCCCGAGGCTGCGGAGAACGTGGAAGTGATCCTGCTGTTCGTGTTCACGGGGGACGACGACGAACTGCCCTCGGAGATGCAGCAGTTCAAGACTGCCGACCGAATCCAGTCGGTGCGGCGCGCCCGCGACCACCTCCAGGACCACGGCGTCGAGACGATCGTCCGGGACGACTCCGGGGACACGACCGACGACATCATCCAGGAGGCCGAGGAGTACGACGTCGACGCGATCGTCCTCGGCGGTCGGAAGCGCTCGCCCGCGGGGAAGGCGATCTTCGGCAGCGTCACGCAGTCGGTCATCCTGAACACCGACCGGCCCGTCGTCGTCACTGGAAAGAACTCGTAGACCGCCCGCTCACCGACGACCGTTGGGCATCCATTCTCGCCGGATCTGACCACGTACGTACCGTTCGAAATGCAGGAGTGCCGACAGTGCGGTGGATCGTCCACCACGTTCGAGTCGTCGAACGTGGTGCAGACGCGCTAACTGTTGACCGAACTGCGAGGTAGCGGGACCAGTCTGTTGGGAGCTCCTTCGAGTGAACACCCGTCGCTCGTTCCGAAGAGGACTGCGGAGTGAAAGTGAAACGACCGGAGGGGGTCACCGTGGCTGCCCACGTGGCCGCTCTACTGGCCGCTCACGTCATACGGCCTGTTACCGGAACCGGGCTTCACTTTCACCGTCTGGAACCAGCAGGCCTTATGCGGCCGCTGGACAACTTCGGGGCATGACCGCGTTCGGCGACCTGCCCGAGAGCTGGCGGGTGTGGAACGAGGACGACGCGGGGGACGCGATTCTCGTCTACCGTCCGGACGTCTTCGACAGCCAGCAGTTCCCCGCCCCCTGCCTCCCGACCATCCGCGTCAGCCAGCGACCCCCGACACAGCGCAGGCGCCGCGCCGGGTCGACCAACGAGGGCTGGTTCGTCTGGCTCGGTCTCGAACCGGAGGTCCGGGTGAAGGCGGTTGACGCCGCCTTCGATACGCGAGCGGAGGCCGTCGCGGGCGCCGTCGACCTCGCCGCACGCTTCGACGACGGAGCGGTGGATTACCGCGGCGCCTACCAGATCCCCCGCGACGACTACCTCGACGAACTCGACGACCTCACGGGCGAGTAACCGCCAGTCGCCGGGCCACTCGGCCAGTGTCGTTTTTCGGCGGCGGGAGGGACGAGCCCCAGGCGTTCCGTTAGCGGTGTACGTACCGTTCGAGGCCACCGAACACCGCGTAGAGGAGGAAGTAGACGGGTGCGAGGTACATCGCGTACACCGCGAGACCGAACACCGTCTGACTCGTCAGGACGCCGGTCGCCGCACCGTAGCCGAGCCAGCCGAGGACGACCGTCACGAGCACGACCAGCGGTGAGACGAGGCGGTACCGCAGGTACGCGGCCACCGGGACTGCGAAACACGCGACCGCGACTCCGCCCACGAGAACGAGCACGCCGAGGACCTCGCCGTCGAGGTTCGCCAGGAAGTCCTCGACGCTCCAGTTCGCGACGACCAGTCCTGCGGCGACGTAGATACCCAGCACGCCCAGGCCGACCCCGACACCGACGAGCGAGGCGACACCGAGCGGCTGTTCCTGTTGTCGGGCGGACACCATCGTTGGACAGTACGTTTCGCCGTCAGAAAAGCTCTTCCGGCCGCTCGGCCGACAGTCGGCGTCGCCCAGGCCGAGGACAGCAGAACGTGCGTGAGCGGGAGGCTTAACCACGCTCGCCCCGAACCCCCGGCCATGTCTATCACGCTCCTCGGCGCGCGGCTCGCCGAGCCGGGCACGGAGTTCGTCTACCGGGGCGAGTCCTCGGCCTGCGAGGGGTGTCCCTACCGACAGCAGTGTCTCAACCTCCAGACGGGCGTCCGCTACGAGGTGACCGAGCGCCGCGAGGGCGGCCAGGTTCTGGACTGCGCCGTCCACGACGAGGGCGTCGTGGCCGTGGACGTCGAGCCTGCGTCGGTGACGGCGAACGTCCCGTCGAAGGGAGCGTACGCGGGCAGCAAGGGGAAGCTAGCGGGTCCGTGCCCGCACACGGAGTGCCCGAGCCACGAGTTCTGTGAGCCGTCGGGCGCGGAGTTCGACGCGGAGTACCAGATTGCGGACATCCTCGGGGACCCGCCCCACGACTACTGCGCGCTCGACCGGGAACTGACGCTCGTGGAGTTCGCACCCTCCGAAGACTGACCAAGCACGCCCGTGCGCTGGCCACGGTAGCCGAACTGGTCGCGGTAGCCGTACGGTGAGACAAGGACGGGCCAGAACGGTTCGTCGGCGATTAGGTCCGTGCCGTCCGCGGCGGCGAACCGCTCGCCGGCGTCGACGCGCTCGAAGTTCTCCACGAACACGTCGTAGTCGTCGGCAGCCGGCTTGGGGATCGCCTCCCCGATCTCGAACAGTGGAAGGTCGTGTTCG contains:
- a CDS encoding DHH family phosphoesterase; the protein is MSSRATISSMSTYAILGCGSVGHAVAEELVERGKDVLIVDRDESRVEALRDQDLNAQVADIRDEEVAGLVADRDVVLIMASDVDANEAAVANIRGRNEDQFVVVRASDPVTSDELTELGADVVINPSSVIADAALRALESGELEYKARQLADVIERTGGRLAIVTHDNPDPDSIAAAAALQAIATHLGVDADILYFGDIGHQENRAFVNLLDIELTPYDDVDIGGYETVALIDPAKAGEVSIDHDVDIFIDHYEVDDPFDSEFADVRPNVSATSTILTKYIQEFDLSVSQEVATALLYGIRAETLDFRRDTTPADLTAAAYLYPFADHDTLEQVESPNMSPETLDVLAEAITSREVQGSHLVSNAGFIRDRDALAQAASQLLNLEGITTTAVFGIVDDTIYLAARSKDIRLNIGRVLADAFVDIGEAAGHSTQASAEIPLGIFTGIETTEDNRNTLLALTEEAVTRKLFDAMGVESESGSNGS
- a CDS encoding SDR family NAD(P)-dependent oxidoreductase, coding for MSVESPTLVRDDVHVVDDERFGPESVALVTGAASGIGRATAVALAVNGLTVAALDVDREGLAETAAVAEEMGAPGDIHPVEADLTDDEAVIAAVEAAAELGDLRYVANVAGLQHVAPIEEFPMDVYDTMQAVMVRAPTLIAKHALPHIREAGSGAVGNMASVHGHYVTADKVAYNVAKFGIRGLTQSIAAEGDGDVRSFSVSTGYVKTPLVVDQIPDTAAERGISEREVVEDVMLGQSRATEMMEPVDVANLFVLGFSELGSHLNGGDLRFDDGMTLTYE
- a CDS encoding universal stress protein, translated to MYRVLVPVDEDVDRAVSQASYVTDLPEAAENVEVILLFVFTGDDDELPSEMQQFKTADRIQSVRRARDHLQDHGVETIVRDDSGDTTDDIIQEAEEYDVDAIVLGGRKRSPAGKAIFGSVTQSVILNTDRPVVVTGKNS
- a CDS encoding DUF5820 family protein gives rise to the protein MTAFGDLPESWRVWNEDDAGDAILVYRPDVFDSQQFPAPCLPTIRVSQRPPTQRRRRAGSTNEGWFVWLGLEPEVRVKAVDAAFDTRAEAVAGAVDLAARFDDGAVDYRGAYQIPRDDYLDELDDLTGE
- a CDS encoding UPF0179 family protein, which produces MSITLLGARLAEPGTEFVYRGESSACEGCPYRQQCLNLQTGVRYEVTERREGGQVLDCAVHDEGVVAVDVEPASVTANVPSKGAYAGSKGKLAGPCPHTECPSHEFCEPSGAEFDAEYQIADILGDPPHDYCALDRELTLVEFAPSED